A single window of Vicia villosa cultivar HV-30 ecotype Madison, WI unplaced genomic scaffold, Vvil1.0 ctg.000822F_1_1, whole genome shotgun sequence DNA harbors:
- the LOC131631413 gene encoding uncharacterized protein LOC131631413, with translation MYEGKYWGMTVSQKDFITYAECLWQCYVAENSLKRVRDEREQNMSRYKEKGKSGQYLKPKISPSKRKLPYGYQLTQPSRCGKCRGRHYMNCKTLSMRCDKCNEPAHMIRDFPVRNSPEKTKGRVHTLDAHKTKGNTNLVASNVDTVEAQKVCRDCSVSFNNPNFLIDLICLPLKKIDVILGMDWLYANSKYIGCKEKVIFIPAEETTPNDADGY, from the exons ATGTATGAGGGCAaatattggggtatgacagtatcccAGAAGGATTTTATTACCTATGCTGAATGTTTGTGGCAGTGTTATGTTGCTGAGAATAGTTTGAAGAGGGTTCGTGATGAAAGAGAGCAAAACATGTCAAGATACAAGGAGAAAGGGAAATCGGGTCAATACCTGAAACCCAAAATTTCCCCATCCAAGAGGAAGCTACCCTATGGTTATCAGTTAACCCAACCTTCTCGGTGTGGCAAGTGTAGGGGAAGACATTATATGAATTGCAAGACACTTTCGATGAGGTGTGACAAGTGTAATGAACCCGCTCACATGATAAGGGATTTCCCGGTTCGAAATTCTCCTGAGAAGACTAAGGGTCGGGTTCACACCTTGGATGCTCACAAAACCAAGGGGAATACCAACCTCGTTGCTT CTAATGTTGATACCGTAGAAGCTCAAAAAGTCTGCAGAGACTGTTCTGTTTCCTTTAACAACCCAAATTTCTTGATTGATCTCATCTGCCTACCACTTAAGAAGATCGATGtaatattgggaatggattggttatATGCTAATTCAAAATACATCGGGTGTAAGGAAAAGGTTATCTTCATTCCTGCGGAGGAAACTACCCCAAATGACGCAGATGGTTATTAg
- the LOC131631404 gene encoding benzyl alcohol O-benzoyltransferase-like, protein MAQSLLFTMSASKFVTPSNIHSLHFQYLHKPHHQKPFSIMAKSLLFTPSNIHRLHFQHLHKQYHQKSFSIIAQSLLFPVKKHAPELVTPSKPTPHEVKLLSDIDDQDVLRFHIPVIQFYNYDPSMKGKDPVDIIKKALAKTLVFYYPFAGRLREGADRKLMVDCTGEGVLFIEADADVTLKDFGDTLLPPFPCLDELLYDVPGSSNVLNATLILIQVTRLKCGGFIFAIRVNHTMSDASGIIQFMNALAEISRGMIEPSISPVWCRELLCARNPPRVTCYHPELEQAPDNKGNVISLDTMVQRTFFFGPNEVAIVRSLLPTNQQQQYSKFEIITAFLWRCRTIALQLDSNERVRLNIVVNGRYVNLRLPKGYYGNVVANPAIDTTAGKIVENRLGYMYVLNLIKNAKAKVTKEYMHSLADLIVIKGRPPFTMNEFMFIVSDVTRVGFGDVDFGWGKAVYGGPAIDSPLPGSASFYIPFTNAKGEKGFVVPLCLPAQAMERFVIEHDSVLQGISNQSANGDPN, encoded by the exons ATGGCCCAATCTTTGTTATTCACAATGAGTGCCTCTAAATTTGTCACTCCATCAAATATACACAGTCTCCACTTTCAATACTTGCATAAACCACACCATCAAAAACCATTTTCAATCATGGCCAAATCTTTGTTATTCACTCCATCGAATATACACCGTCTCCACTTTCAGCACTTACATAAACAATACCATCAAAAGTCATTTTCAATTATCGCCCAATCTCTCTTATTCCCAGTCAAGAAGCATGCTCCAGAATTAGTTACTCCATCGAAACCAAcacctcatgaagtaaaattactATCCGACATTGATGACCAAGATGTGTTACGTTTTCACATTCCAGTGATACAGTTTTATAACTATGATCCAAGTATGAAAGGAAAAGACCCTGTAGATATAATTAAAAAAGCACTTGCGAAAACGCTTGTGTTTTATTATCCATTTGCAGGTAGATTGAGAGAAGGAGCTGATCGAAAACTTATGGTTGATTGTACTGGAGAAGGTGTTTTGTTTATTGAAGCTGATGCTGATGTTACTCTTAAAGATTTCGGTGAtactcttcttcctccatttccttGCTTGGATGAGCTTCTTTATGATGTTCCCGGTTCTTCCAACGTTCTTAACGCTACATTGATCCTTATTCAG GTAACACGCCTCAAGTGCGGTGGTTTCATATTTGCTATTCGTGTAAACCATACAATGAGTGATGCATCAGGTATAATTCAATTCATGAATGCCTTAGCAGAAATATCTCGTGGAATGATAGAACCTTCAATCTCACCAGTATGGTGTAGAGAACTTTTATGCGCAAGGAACCCACCAAGAGTGACATGTTATCATCCCGAACTCGAACAAGCACCTGATAACAAAGGAAATGTTATATCCTTAGACACCATGGTCCAACGAACTTTCTTCTTTGGTCCCAACGAGGTAGCCATAGTTCGCTCTCTCCTTCCAACcaaccaacaacaacaatacTCCAAATTTGAAATCATCACCGCTTTCCTTTGGCGTTGTCGTACAATAGCGTTACAACTAGATTCAAACGAACGCGTTCGTTTGAATATCGTAGTCAATGGACGTTATGTAAACCTACGATTACCAAAGGGTTACTATGGTAATGTTGTTGCAAATCCGGCTATTGATACAACAGCGGGCAAAATTGTTGAAAATAGGTTGGGATATATGTATGTACTGAATTTAATTAAGAATGCAAAAGCTAAAGTCACCAAAGAGTATATGCATTCATTGGCAGATTTAATTGTTATCAAGGGCCGACCTCCGTTTACCATGAATGAATTTATGTTTATAGTATCTGATGTTACGCGTGTTGGATTTGGAGATGTTGATTTTGGTTGGGGGAAAGCTGTTTATGGAGGACCAGCTATCGATTCTCCTCTTCCTGGTTCTGCTAGCTTTTATATACCTTTTACAAATGCTAAAGGAGAGAAAGGTTTCGTTGTACCACTTTGTTTGCCAGCACAAGCCATGGAGAGATTTGTAATAGAACATGATAGTGTGCTTCAGGGAATCAGTAACCAATCTGCTAACGGTGATCCAAATTAA